One Ranitomeya imitator isolate aRanImi1 chromosome 1, aRanImi1.pri, whole genome shotgun sequence DNA window includes the following coding sequences:
- the TBX3 gene encoding T-box transcription factor TBX3: protein MNLSMRDPVISGSSMAYHPFLSHRAPDFAMSAVLGHQPPFFPALALPPNGAALSLPGALAKPIMDQLVGAVETGIPFSSLGHQAASHLRPLKTLEPEEEVEDDPKVHLEAKDLWEQFHKRGTEMVITKSGRRMFPPFKVRCTGLDKKAKYILLMDIVAADDCRYKFHNSRWMVAGKADPEMPKRMYIHPDSPATGEQWMSKVVTFHKLKLTNNISDKHGFTILNSMHKYQPRFHIVRANDIMKLPYSTFRTYVFPETDFIAVTAYQNDKITQLKIDNNPFAKGFRDTGNGRREKRKQLSLQSMRAFDEQQKKDNGSSDESSSEQTAFKCFAQTSSPSASTVGTSNLKGLCDSEGDSDDDIKDESAHDTGDSAKISTTTGEHPKEMRSPSKLSLLPSDLGSRGREQSLRTGKSSPDSRHSPGQISSSSRVLSVEDLKTSTRDPHTLDDPKPSKEHYPPLTVQTDSSSHPLSQGHLQNLGFPPGLSGQQFFNPLGASHPLLLHPSQFAMGGAFSSMATGMNPLLATVSGAMSGVNSIDSSGMVSSSQGLPGVSSLPFHLQQHVLASQGLAMSPFGGLFSYPYTYMAAAAAASSAVHRHPFLNAVRPRLRYNPYSFSVPMPESGSLLTTALHTLPNGTLDGKPPSLVPSPASAALDSELTSRSSTLSSGSVSLSPKMCAEKEASSELQNIQRLVSGLDSKQDRSRSSSP from the exons ATGAATTTATCCATGAGAGATCCAGTAATCTCAGGGTCAAGCATGGCTTACCACCCATTCCTATCACACCGGGCACCGGACTTTGCAATGAGCGCTGTTCTTGGACACCAGCCTCCCTTTTTTCCAGCTCTGGCACTACCACCCAATGGGGCTGCTCTATCCCTTCCTGGTGCCCTAGCCAAGCCCATAATGGATCAATTAGTGGGTGCCGTAGAGACTGGCATCCCCTTTTCATCTCTGGGTCACCAGGCAGCTTCTCATTTAAGGCCTCTTAAAACGCTTGAACCAGAAGAAGAAGTTGAAGATGATCCAAAAGTTCATCTGGAAGCCAAGGATCTCTGGGAACAGTTCCACAAGAGGGGGACTGAGATGGTCATCACCAAATCTGGGAG GAGAATGTTCCCACCATTTAAAGTCAGATGCACTGGCCTTGACAAAAAAGCAAAATACATCCTCCTTATGGATATAGTGGCTGCAGATGACTGCAGGTACAAGTTCCACAACTCCCGCTGGATGGTCGCAGGCAAAGCTGACCCCGAAATGCCCAAGAGAATGTACATTCACCCGGACAGCCCGGCCACAGGAGAACAATGGATGTCCAAAGTGGTCACCTTTCACAAACTCAAGCTCACCAACAACATCTCTGACAAACATGGCTTT ACTATTTTGAACTCCATGCACAAATATCAGCCCAGGTTCCACATAGTACGAGCGAATGACATTATGAAACTCCCCTACAGCACATTCAGAACCTATGTGTTCCCCGAGACCGATTTCATTGCAGTCACTGCATACCAGAATGATAAG ATCACGCAATTAAAAATCGACAATAATCCTTTTGCCAAAGGCTTTCGTGACACGGGCAATGGAAGGAGGGAGAAAAG GAAACAACTGAGCCTCCAGTCCATGCGAGCCTTTGATGAGCAGCAGAAGAAAGATAATGGCAGCTCAGATGAGTCCTCCAGTGAGCAGACTGCCTTCAAATGCTTCGCCCAAACCTCCTCTCCAAGCGCATCCACAGTGGGCACTTCAAATCTTAAAG gccTTTGCGATAGTGAAGGAGACAGTGACGATGATATAAAAGATGAATCCGCACATGATACCGGGGACTCGGCCAAAATTTCCACAACTACTGGAGAACACCCCAAAGAAATGAGGAGCCCCTCTAAGCTCTCTTTGTTACCATCGGACTTGGGCAGCAGGGGCAGGGAGCAGAGTTTGAGGACTGGGAAGAGTTCTCCAGATTCTAGGCACAGTCCGGGGCAGATCTCTTCTAGTAGCAGAGTCCTGAGTGTGGAGGACCTCAAGACATCAACTAGGGACCCACACACACTTGATGATCCCAAGCCATCAAAGGAACATTATCCCCCACTGACTGTACAGACAGACAGCAGCTCCCACCCTCTAAGCCAAGGACATCTGCAGAACCTAGGATTCCCCCCTGGCTTGAGTGGGCAGCAGTTCTTTAACCCCTTGGGCGCTTCACACCCGTTGCTTCTTCACCCCAGTCAGTTTGCTATGGGAGGGGCGTTTTCCAGTATGGCAACTGGTATGAATCCATTACTCGCCACCGTTTCAGGAGCAATGTCGGGCGTTAACAGTATAGATTCTTCAGGGATGGTGTCTTCATCTCAAGGACTACCAGGAGTATCATCTTTACCTTTCCACCTCCAGCAGCACGTCCTGGCTTCTCAG GGTCTGGCTATGTCTCCTTTTGGAGGACTTTTCTCCTATCCCTACACATACATGGCCGCAGCTGCTGCAGCCTCCTCTGCTGTGCATAGACACCCTTTCCTCAATGCTGTACGTCCCAGGCTGAGGTATAACCCATACTCTTTCTCTGTGCCCATGCCTGAGAGTGGCAGCCTGCTGACCACTGCCCTCCACACATTGCCCAATGGCACTCTTGACGGGAAACCCCCCAGTCTGGTGCCCAGCCCAGCCTCCGCAGCCCTGGACTCTGAGTTAACTAGCAGATCTTCAACTCTGTCCTCCGGATCTGTGTCCTTATCCCCCAAAATGTGTGCAGAAAAGGAGGCCAGCAGTGAACTGCAGAATATCCAGCGCCTCGTCAGTGGCCTAGATTCCAAGCAGGACAGATCAAGGAGCAGCTCCCCCTGA